A genome region from Defluviimonas aquaemixtae includes the following:
- a CDS encoding universal stress protein: protein MYHKILVAMALDHGVSPQTLAIARALRAPGGEIIALHVLEEPPGSSNAELWEALQEEIHDRARDLMKAKMVGVNDATAKLVRGHIHTTIVEYAEKNGIDCIVMGSHKPGLTDYLIGSTAARVVRHAPCAVHVHRTS, encoded by the coding sequence ATGTACCATAAGATTCTCGTCGCCATGGCGCTCGACCACGGCGTATCGCCGCAGACTTTGGCCATTGCACGAGCCCTGCGCGCTCCTGGCGGCGAGATCATCGCGCTTCACGTGCTTGAGGAACCCCCCGGTTCGTCCAATGCCGAGCTGTGGGAGGCGCTGCAAGAGGAAATCCACGACCGGGCGCGTGATCTGATGAAGGCAAAAATGGTTGGCGTCAACGATGCAACCGCCAAACTGGTGCGCGGCCACATCCACACCACGATCGTTGAATATGCCGAGAAAAATGGCATCGATTGTATCGTGATGGGCTCGCACAAGCCGGGTCTGACCGACTACCTCATCGGCTCGACTGCGGCGCGGGTCGTACGGCACGCCCCCTGCGCGGTTCATGTTCACAGAACCTCGTAA
- a CDS encoding efflux RND transporter permease subunit produces MTVKLLPFDNKSELSVTLDLPEGSSVEAADAVAQKVAKAVLALPEGSATVEGDIRRALDTWHQRNSRSARRSGHSHTFTEWLPDVTPRMKHIGQVTTASRCE; encoded by the coding sequence ATGACGGTCAAGCTTCTGCCCTTCGACAACAAGTCCGAACTATCGGTTACCCTCGATTTGCCGGAGGGCTCCTCTGTCGAGGCGGCGGACGCGGTGGCCCAGAAGGTGGCGAAGGCCGTCCTCGCCCTCCCCGAGGGCAGCGCGACCGTCGAGGGAGACATTCGCCGCGCGCTCGACACCTGGCATCAACGGAATTCACGCAGTGCGAGGCGAAGCGGGCATTCGCACACCTTTACCGAATGGCTGCCTGATGTCACGCCGAGGATGAAACACATCGGTCAGGTCACAACAGCGTCAAGGTGCGAATAA
- a CDS encoding cation-translocating P-type ATPase yields the protein MPELAIERPFALSSEDVAAALGCLPSEGLSSQEVLRRRKLHGPNSLRMRKAKSPLTILLHQFKSIIVWLLAAAATLAFLLGDLPESAAIVVVLILNGGIGFFTELRAARSMESLLRIAEVRTVVRRDGKIRRINARDVVPGDIVVLDAGDIVTADLRLVEASRMLADESVLTGESTPVEKSTETKAAEAEIGDRSNMVFRGTAITQGAGAGIAVATGMATEVGRISEMAQSAEGEMSPLEKRLDRLGYRLVWLTLGLAALTILAGVVRGHTVGAMIQTGIALAVAAVPEGLPVVATLCLARGMWRMAARNAIITRLSSVETLGATTLILTDKTGTLTENDMAVARYLLAGGSVPIEPGAMSVAEDDCLIAAVRIGALCNSADPGDGAEKERRGDPMEIALLSVADATGQPWRSLQECYPRVADHAFDPALKMMATVHEDGEQYLYAVKGAPESVIEVCETALHADGPHALDPVQRKEWLRRQSEAANDGLRLIALAMKQTGTPNDAPYSGLTLVALVCLLDPLREDVPAAVRASLDAGVHIVMLTGDHSATAAAIARDAGLGRGALRVIEGRELRGLSHETEDDSLRERILSADVFARVAPETKLILVRLFQDSGHVVAMTGDGVNDAPALKKADIGIAMGQRGTQVAQEAAEMVLRDDAFATIIAAMRQGRVIFDSIRKFVVYLMSCNVSEVLVVGIAVSGGLPPPLLPLQILFLNLVTDVFPAFALGLGRGDDGIMKRPPRAPKEPIVGQPEWLSIGLLGGIITVATLAAFGLALFWLQLPAGKAVTVAFVTLALAQLWNVFNVRSTQGGVFVNDVTSNVYVWAALALCVGLIGGALWVPSLAELLDLPHPGGSGLTLAVAASFGPLIAGQILMLLRVYPRRKVGERAQRTADKA from the coding sequence ATGCCAGAGTTGGCGATCGAAAGGCCTTTCGCATTGTCGTCGGAGGACGTGGCCGCTGCGCTAGGCTGCCTGCCGTCCGAAGGCCTTTCGTCCCAAGAAGTGCTTCGAAGGCGGAAGCTTCATGGGCCGAACAGCCTGCGCATGCGCAAGGCCAAAAGCCCGCTCACGATTCTGCTGCACCAGTTCAAAAGCATCATCGTATGGCTGCTGGCCGCGGCGGCGACGCTGGCCTTCCTGTTGGGCGACTTGCCGGAAAGCGCGGCCATTGTCGTCGTTCTCATCCTTAACGGAGGGATCGGCTTTTTCACCGAGCTGCGAGCCGCCCGCTCGATGGAGTCCCTCCTGCGGATCGCTGAGGTCCGCACGGTGGTGCGGCGGGACGGCAAGATCCGACGGATCAACGCCCGCGACGTCGTACCCGGAGACATCGTGGTCCTGGACGCCGGGGACATTGTAACCGCCGACCTGAGACTCGTGGAGGCCTCGAGGATGTTGGCCGATGAATCCGTGCTGACCGGCGAATCCACGCCGGTCGAGAAATCGACTGAGACAAAAGCCGCAGAAGCGGAGATCGGAGACCGTTCGAACATGGTCTTCCGCGGGACCGCCATCACGCAGGGGGCGGGCGCGGGAATCGCGGTGGCCACCGGAATGGCGACGGAGGTTGGCCGGATCAGTGAAATGGCGCAAAGCGCCGAGGGCGAGATGTCGCCTTTGGAAAAGCGACTCGACCGGTTGGGCTACCGGTTGGTCTGGCTGACGCTGGGGCTTGCCGCGCTGACGATCCTGGCAGGCGTGGTTCGCGGACATACGGTCGGCGCGATGATTCAGACCGGCATCGCGCTGGCGGTCGCAGCAGTCCCGGAAGGTCTGCCGGTCGTAGCGACTTTGTGCTTGGCGCGCGGGATGTGGCGTATGGCGGCGCGAAACGCCATCATTACCCGCCTGTCGTCTGTTGAGACGCTGGGGGCGACGACCCTCATCCTCACCGACAAGACAGGGACGTTGACCGAAAACGACATGGCCGTCGCTCGCTATCTGCTGGCCGGCGGCAGCGTGCCCATCGAGCCCGGGGCGATGTCGGTTGCGGAGGACGACTGCTTAATTGCAGCGGTGCGGATCGGAGCGCTTTGCAACAGCGCCGATCCGGGCGACGGAGCGGAGAAAGAGCGAAGGGGCGATCCGATGGAGATAGCTCTGCTTTCTGTCGCCGACGCCACGGGTCAGCCGTGGCGGTCCCTGCAGGAATGCTACCCCCGGGTCGCGGACCATGCATTCGACCCCGCCCTGAAGATGATGGCGACCGTACATGAAGACGGCGAGCAATATCTGTACGCGGTCAAGGGAGCCCCGGAATCTGTAATCGAGGTATGCGAGACGGCGCTTCACGCCGATGGACCGCACGCGCTCGACCCCGTGCAGCGCAAGGAATGGTTGAGGCGGCAATCCGAGGCTGCGAACGACGGATTGAGGCTAATTGCGCTGGCGATGAAGCAGACGGGAACTCCGAATGACGCCCCTTATTCGGGGCTCACGCTTGTGGCGCTCGTCTGCCTTCTCGATCCGCTTCGCGAAGATGTGCCGGCGGCGGTCCGCGCGAGCCTCGATGCGGGCGTGCATATCGTCATGCTGACGGGCGATCACTCTGCAACCGCAGCCGCGATTGCACGCGACGCGGGATTGGGGCGAGGCGCGCTCAGGGTGATCGAAGGCAGAGAGTTGCGCGGTCTTTCGCATGAGACCGAGGACGACTCGCTTCGCGAGCGCATTCTGTCCGCAGACGTCTTCGCGCGAGTCGCGCCGGAGACCAAGCTGATCCTGGTTCGGCTCTTTCAAGACTCGGGCCACGTCGTCGCGATGACGGGGGACGGCGTGAACGACGCGCCGGCGCTTAAGAAAGCCGATATCGGTATCGCCATGGGCCAGCGTGGCACGCAAGTCGCTCAGGAAGCCGCCGAAATGGTTCTGCGGGACGACGCTTTCGCGACGATCATCGCGGCGATGCGTCAAGGGCGCGTCATCTTCGACAGCATCCGTAAGTTCGTCGTTTACCTCATGTCCTGCAACGTCAGCGAGGTTCTGGTCGTCGGAATTGCCGTCTCGGGCGGGTTGCCTCCGCCGCTGCTGCCGTTGCAAATCCTGTTTCTCAACCTTGTTACAGACGTGTTTCCGGCCTTCGCGCTTGGTCTTGGCCGTGGCGATGACGGCATCATGAAGCGGCCCCCTCGAGCGCCGAAGGAGCCGATTGTCGGGCAGCCCGAATGGCTGTCAATCGGGCTGTTGGGCGGCATCATCACGGTCGCTACTTTGGCGGCTTTCGGATTGGCCTTGTTCTGGCTGCAACTCCCCGCCGGCAAAGCCGTCACCGTAGCCTTCGTGACCTTGGCGCTCGCACAGCTTTGGAACGTTTTCAACGTCCGTTCGACGCAGGGCGGCGTCTTTGTCAACGACGTTACGAGCAACGTTTATGTCTGGGCGGCGCTAGCCCTCTGCGTAGGGCTCATCGGGGGCGCGCTTTGGGTGCCGAGTCTGGCGGAGCTTCTCGACCTACCCCATCCTGGGGGCTCCGGGTTGACGCTCGCGGTCGCCGCAAGCTTCGGCCCGCTCATCGCCGGACAGATTCTGATGCTTCTCCGCGTGTATCCACGGCGTAAGGTGGGCGAAAGGGCACAGCGCACGGCTGACAAAGCGTAA